GCTTCCCGTGCTCCCTCCGCACCCCGGTTCCCAGGGCAGGGCTAGAAAGGGATCGCTCGgcactgtcccagccctggcACGTTGGCTTCCCTTAGGACAGAAAATAAGTTGTCACTCTAGGTCTGCACCTGGCACCGGGGCGCGCGCAAGGAGATAATCAGACCCTGCCTCGCACTTTGCAAATGCGCAATCAATTATTGACCAGGGAAATCGTTTCGCCCCTCTGGAGCGATTCCTGGATCCAGTGCAAACGGGCGGGGCCTCTGCAGCGCTCCGTTGTCTCCAGGCCCCTGGGGCTTGGGGAATTCCCTCCTGCTCCGCTCGCTCCCCTCCTCCCCGGTCCGGGTCTCGGGGTGAGCAGGCAGTTGCACGCCGCGGCGTGGGGGCAGCGAGGCGGCTGACGGGTGGACAGGCGGCGGCGGTTGCGCTCCCTCAGCACTTGCCAGGAGCTTCGCGGGTTGCATGTGGTGCCCACCTGGCTGGCGCTGAGCGcggctctgccagccctgctcgGCGGACCCTGCCTCGGGCTCTGCTGGCAATGTGTTCGTTAGGGACGCGGTGGATTCGGACAGCAACGGGAGCTCCCCAGCCGCGGGCTGGCCTGTGTCCATCGCTTCCCTTCGAGGCCACCATTAAACCCTCCAAAGAGCAGCCCCCCTTTTTGTGCAGGGCAAGCCTTTCCTCCCCGGGATCCCGGGCACGCTGcaggggagaggccagggctcCTGGGCCTTCGACTTCCACAGCTCGCCGCCCTCCTCTGCGCTCTGCCTCCATCCTGCCCCCTCCTTTTCGTCGGCTCACTCCCCGGCTCCATTTCTCGGAGTCCTATTTTCTCTCTCAGcccctccattccccccaccccccggtcaGGTTCTCGGTACCACGTGgggcctcctccctccatcccctcccagcCAACCTGGTTTAGCTCCCGGCCCATCCTCTTCTAGTCCCAGCACTTCTGGTTCCTCCTCCCGTCCCCTCCCGCCTTTCTCTATAGCGCCCGTTCGTTCGCATCAGTCCTTCCCTCCATCTTCCCGGCTCCTGCACGTCTCTAGCCCTGCGctctccctgggctcccctcctcttccatctccctccctcccgacccgTCCTCCGGCGGCGCCTCGGGGGTCAGGCGGCATCGCGCCCGCCGCCCTGCAGATCTCCAAGCGCTCTGCCCGCAGCCCGCGCGCAAGGGCTCGGGGATCCCCGAGCCGCTATTTCGGAGGACTCGGGAATGCGGGATCGGACGGAACCCGGGGCTGGGACTATTTCTGCACCGAGTGTAACATCCCCCCGCCGCTCCTTGCCCCTttcgccccccccagcccccgctggccgcggacggggtggggggcagacacCTGCCCCCCCGGTCGCTCTGCTGCCCGCTGCTGGAAGCGCTGCGCGGAGCCGGCGGGACACGGGGCCCCTGGCTGAgcgctgcccccgcccgcagCGCAacagcccccagctcccccccccatccgCTGACCCCGCCCCTTTCTCAGTCTCCTCCCCCTCGCGCTCCCCGGCAGATCTGCGCCAATCCGCGCGCCCCGACTCCCCTTGACGGACAGCCCGGCCCGGGGAGGCCCCGCCCGCCTGACGTCTCCGGCCGGGATTTGCATGAGTTGCGGTGCAGCGGCGGCTGGAGCTCAGTGTCTGCGGGCGCAGGAGGCGGAGTGCGGCGAGCTCGGGCGCTCGGACCCTCCCCAGCATGGAGCTGCCCGCGGTGGGGGAGCACGTCTTCGCCGTGGAGAGCATCGAGAAGAAGCGGATCCGCAAGGTGAGGCGGAGCGGGAGGCTGCAAGCGGGGAGTcggggggtgcgggagggagggaggtcggGGCTCCGCCGAGGCAGCGGGGCTGCAGCTGACGCcttcccttttccctcccccccagggcagAGTCGAGTACCTGGTGAAATGGAGAGGCTGGTCCCCCAAGTAAGTACCCaggcggggagcggggctgcgggcGCAGGATCCCCGGCCCAGCCCGAGCTGCagagagcccccccaccccgatgCTTTCTGCGCCGGGAAATGCCACCGCCAATGCATGCTCCAAGAGAGGCTGGGGAGAGGCCAGAGGGGACCGGGGAGCCCGGCAGAagcaaggggagggagagagaggcagaCGGTGACTGATGTGCAGCAGAAAATGGCtccttccccctttccctcctcgGGAGCCAGGCTCCATATTGCAGAACCGAGCCGGGGGGAAATAATTTAAAACACGAAATAAAACGCCCCGCCGGTCCTAAGCCCCCGATCCTGGCCgaggaggaggcagggggctgccaCCGGGGCGCTGccacggggcgggggggaggcaaaCCCTGCCTCTGAGCACCGAAGAGAAGGAGATGTTTGCGGGTGGCGGAGTAGTTGGGGTTTGCATGACAGTGTCTTGCAGGGAGGGGCTTGCATTGGCTCTGGGGTTTGGACTCTGCTGCTTAGACCCTGATCAGCACCACGGGTGTCAGTGGGGCTCGGACAGGGGCTTTGGGAAATCGCATCCTGGCATGCTTAGGATTCTTCGGGAATAACAACTGCGCTAAATaaacacccccgcccctccccctctccgGGTAGCTGGAGTTCCAAACGCGCCCTCCGCAGTGGGTCCAGGTGCGCGTGGATTCAATGTGCCTAACCTGTAAGATGGCCCCTGGCAGCTCTCCGGCGAGGGGAGACCCCACCCCCCGtctcccttggggggggggggaacccggtCTGTTGCTCAATGGAGCTTCTTCTCCCCCTTGCAAGATATAACACGTGGGAACCGGAGGAAAACATCCTGGACCCCAGGCTGCTGATCGCGTTCCAGAACAGGTGAGCGCTGCGCTCCTGCGCGGACCCGGCCTGcagcgggaggggggggaggcaggcGCAGAACCCAGGCGGCGCTGCTGGAGCtcgcggggagggaaggggcgggTGGCAGTGGGGCCACTGCCTGGCCTGGGTTTAGTGGGGGAGGACTAAGGCAGCCCGGGTGGCGCGGGGGCCAGGCCTTGCAGGCGGAATGCCCTGCGCCGAGCTGGGCACTGGCGGCCCCGGCCCCCTTGCAGAGCCGAGCCGGAGCGCAGCTCGCAGCGAGCTGGCATTGTGCAATTGTGAATGCGTCACGGAACTTCACTTAACCCCTTCGGGGCCGCAGGTTGGCGGGCGGGCTCCGGGCATTTCGGctgcggggacagggcagggggtgtcgCGTGTGCAGTAGCGGGGCGATGGGAGAACCGGCCCTGTCCGGGACGGAGATTGCACCTTCCAAGGGACAAGCTCGCGAGCTGCAGGCCCGCCTGCCCGGAGAGCTGCTGGGTGCATGACCCTCGGCTAACGGCCCCagcctgtccctgcagcccccccgctcGCTCGCCTGCCTGGGGAACTGGACGCCCCCGCGTGGAGGCGGCGGCGCTGCTGCTCCCCGCTCGCGTTTGGCGCATTATTTCCTGCGGTGTTTTGGCGCAAACTGTAGACTCGAGCCCGTGGCAGGCAGGCGGCTAGCGCCGGGGACCCGTCTCTCCGCGGCTCCGGAGCGACCCCGCCTGGGCGCGTCCTGCCCGGCCGAGTGCTAGGCGCTGCCGAGGGAGTTCACGGCTCCGCGGCCCAGGCACCGCCGGGCGCACTGGCGCGGAGCAGATGCGCTGATTGCAGCCCTGCAGCCGCGGGCCGTATTGGCGAACCGCTCCCGGCCCTTCCCCGGCTGCTGGCTAGCGGGGCCGTGCCCAGGGCCCGCTCCCACTTGGCCCGCCCCCCGGCGCACGGGTCGGGGGGCTAATCACCTTGAAGCCCCCGTCCGGGCAGGCAGCGAGCGATGCTGGCACTGCCCAGGATCCGGCCAGGCCCCGCGGAGCCCGGCGCTCTAGGGGGGACGAGCCCCGGCCTCCCCCCCCCTGCAATTGGCTGGTTCAGCCCCAgcggcccctccccccgcggAGACATTGGCCTTTAAGGCAGCGATTCTGAGTGACGGCTGGCGGGGCTCGTCCTGTGAATCCTAATGAGATCATTAGCTTCGCCGCCGCCGCGCGGGTCCCGGGCGGCACATGCCGCGCACAGCTCGCACGGCCTCCCGTCCCAGGGTCCCGCCTGCTGCGCCGGGGGGCTCCGGCTCCCGGCCTCTGCCCAGCGCTCGAGTTCGTGGCCCGCTATTGCATACGATGCCGTTGTCACAGCGCTGGGCTCCAGCATCCTCTGGAAATCCCGGTGGCTTTTTGTGTGATCTGCACTTGGCTGTGGAACCGCAGCGAGGGATTTGCTGTGGCTGGTTAGTTTTTTCGGGGAGGTCTTTAGTGTGTGCGGGAGGGAGACTGGGCGGCTCGCTGGCGATTCCCAGGACAAACCAGTCCTGCTGGCTCGCGGGAAAGTTCCCCTACGAGCCTCAGCAGCTCGCGTCTTTGCTTTACACACTGTTGGCCCCTGTTCTTCATTGTAATGTGCCTCTATCTAAGTGATGTGTACCGAGAATTAacgaccccccccccaattctccaGCGTGCTGTAGGAAAGTAATTGCATCGCGATTGATTTTTATGTTCCTGCAGGGAGCGGCAGGAGCAGCTGATGGGATACCGCAAACGAGGACCAAAACCGAAGCCGCTGGTCGTTCAGGTGAATGCAATGAGCCACAATGTGTTTTTTTCCTAAGGAAAGCCATTTTTAGGAAAATTCACACTCCGGAAAGTAAATGCAATCTCTAAATGGCGATCTTTCCAAATAGACTGATTAAAGCCACttcgttttgtttttaatataaactCCCTTGTTTCCTCCCATCTCCAGGGAGGAGAATTTCATCTGGTTTCATCATGCTCAGGATCAGTGTGTACATACAAATCCCTTGTTAATTTTAAATGCCAGATGaagctcctcccactcctctcCACAACCAACCACTCCCCCAATCCCAAATCTGACTTCATCATTCAATCAAACATGCACAATATCTCAGTGTAACAATGAGCATAAATTGGGACAGGCCCCAGAAACAGAGAAGAGAAGGAGCCCATTGCTGCAGGAATACACTTCCTGGTGGCTACCTTGCAGGGGAGTTCCTGGGTATTTCTTTCCTGGCAGATCTCATTCCCCATCTCGTCATTGTATTTGTATGGATCTGTCTCTGGTTATAAACTTAGCTTCTGCCCCATGTGACAGGAGGTGGCAGTAACATGCGGTGCTAAGCCTTGCTGAAGACTTGCTTTGGCAAGAAGAAGGTGGCTGTACACACAGTGCTTTCTTAAGCTGTGCTGACGCTGTTTGCATTTTTAGCTGCCCCTCTCCTCAGCAATCTGTACTCTTTCCTTGGGTGTATTTCACCTACGATTTACCCTTGCCTAATAGGGACAACTGATTGAAGGGTACTTTTTACTGCCTCTAATTAATCTCCAACAACATGGAGCCTTTAGGTCAGGAACAGGCCACCGCTTTTTATGTTCAGGCCTAGAGTGTCCCTTCCTGCCAGCTGCTGTGACTGCTTTGTTTTACTGGGTGTGCATAAGCTGGTTGCATGGACTCCTGCAGAAGTGCTGATCTCTTGTCTGAAGCAGCCCCTTGACGGGCTCTTGCTAAACGTGCTGACTTTGTGTTGCAGCTCCCTTCGTTCGCACGGCGCTCCAATGTCCTCACTGGGCTACAGGACCCTGCTGTGGACAACAGGCCGAAGCTCGAGCTGAACTCTTCCGGCAAGAGCCAGCAGCATCAATACGAACTCAACAGCAAGAAGCATCACCAGTACCAGCCCAATGGGAAGGAGAGCAGCATGAAGCACCAGCCACACAGCAAAGGGAAGTATTACTACCAGCTGAACAGCAAGAAGCACCACCACTACCAGCCTGACCCCAAGATGTACGAGCCCCACTACCAGCCCAGCAGCAAGGAGCCACAGAGTCAGGCCTGCTTGGACCACAGCAAAAGCCCCTTGGTCACCCATCCAGACAAATGGGCTCACAGCCCAGCCAAGAGCCTGCTGAGCCCCGTCAAGAACCTGGCTACAGAGGGCAAGAATGGAGCAGAGAAGAACCTGTCTAGTGGCACTGGGCCGCCTTCCCGTGATGGCGTGACCAGCAACGGCATTGGGGGCAAAATGAAGATTGTCAAGAATAAGAACAAGAACGGGCGCATTGTGATCGTCATGAGCAAGTACATGGAGAATGGCATGCAGGCCGTGAAGATCAAGTCTGGGGAACCGCCCAGGAAGCGGACCACTGAGGAGAGGACTCCCAGGAAGGGCGGGGAGGAAAAGCAGGAGGCCTGGCGAAAGcatggggaggagagggtggcCGGCACTGACCACAAGAGCAAAGCTGGACTTGAGGGGGGCCAACCCCTCACAGAGCTCGGAAGGAGCCCCAGAAAGATTCCCCCTGCCAAGGAAGCACCTCCTCCCTCTGAGCAGCCCCTGCAACTCACCACCAAGCCCAACCTTGTGCCCTGGTCCCTGGATCCCAGCCgggagcacagccctgcccccatgggACTGAATCTCTCCAGCCCgggctccaggaagcgctgcctCTCTGAGCCGCATGAGGAGAGGGAGCCAGGCAAGAAGCGCCTCACCTCACGGAGCATCAGCGCCCCCACCTGCCTGAGCCCCCAAGCACCAGAGAGGCCCGAGCACCCTCTTCCGGCCACCTCCCAGCCAGAGGTCATCCTGCTGGATTCGGACCTGGACGAGCCCATAGACTTGCGCTGTGTCAAGCCCCGGGGTGAGGGTGAGCTGGCTGTGGCGCAGGTGAAGCCAGAGGTGGCGCAGGTGCTGACGGAGAAGCCGGCAGTAGAGCCACAGCAGCAGGAGGCGgacggggagggagaggcagagcccctGCAGGAGTTCAAGCCCTTCTTTGGAAATATAATTATCACGGATGTGACCGCGAACTGCCTGACCGTGACCTTCAAGGAGTATGTGACAGTGTGAAGGGGCAGAGGCTGCTCCCCCTGGGGAGGGACCTGACACTATCCTGGAGCTGCCTGCCCCTCGACCCCCTCAAAGGTATTGTCACTGCCCTGAcacccatctccctcccctccccaccacggTGACTGCAGCACTCATGCAGGGAGGATCCCACCAGATGCCTCCCTGCCCaagaggaggggtgggtgggacaCAGTGACTCTACCCCTGCTATGCTGGGGGTATCCTCTACTGCTGCTCCATCGCTGCGGTCCCAGGGCATGCCCAGGACTTGCAGGTATCAGGACACACGAGGATGGGGCCGGCCAGTTACTCAGAGTTACATAGTATTATATTTTAACAGTGCTAACTTGTCGAGTGATTCTTGCCCCCGTTTGTACGTGGTGTTATTGAAATGTATTGTTTGAGCTGAAAGCTGGTCCCTCTCTGGCCATGCGAATATATTTATTTGTAGGTATTTATATAATGAAATATAAATCCTAGATTTA
The window above is part of the Chrysemys picta bellii isolate R12L10 chromosome 12, ASM1138683v2, whole genome shotgun sequence genome. Proteins encoded here:
- the CBX4 gene encoding E3 SUMO-protein ligase CBX4 isoform X3 encodes the protein MELPAVGEHVFAVESIEKKRIRKGRVEYLVKWRGWSPKERQEQLMGYRKRGPKPKPLVVQLPSFARRSNVLTGLQDPAVDNRPKLELNSSGKSQQHQYELNSKKHHQYQPNGKESSMKHQPHSKGKYYYQLNSKKHHHYQPDPKMYEPHYQPSSKEPQSQACLDHSKSPLVTHPDKWAHSPAKSLLSPVKNLATEGKNGAEKNLSSGTGPPSRDGVTSNGIGGKMKIVKNKNKNGRIVIVMSKYMENGMQAVKIKSGEPPRKRTTEERTPRKGGEEKQEAWRKHGEERVAGTDHKSKAGLEGGQPLTELGRSPRKIPPAKEAPPPSEQPLQLTTKPNLVPWSLDPSREHSPAPMGLNLSSPGSRKRCLSEPHEEREPGKKRLTSRSISAPTCLSPQAPERPEHPLPATSQPEVILLDSDLDEPIDLRCVKPRGEGELAVAQVKPEVAQVLTEKPAVEPQQQEADGEGEAEPLQEFKPFFGNIIITDVTANCLTVTFKEYVTV
- the CBX4 gene encoding E3 SUMO-protein ligase CBX4 isoform X2, whose product is MELPAVGEHVFAVESIEKKRIRKGRVEYLVKWRGWSPKYNTWEPEENILDPRLLIAFQNRERQEQLMGYRKRGPKPKPLVVQLPSFARRSNVLTGLQDPAVDNRPKLELNSSGKSQQHQYELNSKKHHQYQPNGKESSMKHQPHSKGKYYYQLNSKKHHHYQPDPKMYEPHYQPSSKEPQSQACLDHSKSPLVTHPDKWAHSPAKSLLSPVKNLATEGKNGAEKNLSSGTGPPSRDGVTSNGIGGKMKIVKNKNKNGRIVIVMSKYMENGMQAVKIKSGEPPRKRTTEERTPRKGGEEKQEAWRKHGEERVAGTDHKSKAGLEGGQPLTELGRSPRKIPPAKEAPPPSEQPLQLTTKPNLVPWSLDPSREHSPAPMGLNLSSPGSRKRCLSEPHEEREPGKKRLTSRSISAPTCLSPQAPERPEHPLPATSQPEVILLDSDLDEPIDLRCVKPRGEGELAVAQVKPEVAQVLTEKPAVEPQQQEADGEGEAEPLQEFKPFFGNIIITDVTANCLTVTFKEYVTV
- the CBX4 gene encoding E3 SUMO-protein ligase CBX4 isoform X4 yields the protein MELLLPLARYNTWEPEENILDPRLLIAFQNRERQEQLMGYRKRGPKPKPLVVQLPSFARRSNVLTGLQDPAVDNRPKLELNSSGKSQQHQYELNSKKHHQYQPNGKESSMKHQPHSKGKYYYQLNSKKHHHYQPDPKMYEPHYQPSSKEPQSQACLDHSKSPLVTHPDKWAHSPAKSLLSPVKNLATEGKNGAEKNLSSGTGPPSRDGVTSNGIGGKMKIVKNKNKNGRIVIVMSKYMENGMQAVKIKSGEPPRKRTTEERTPRKGGEEKQEAWRKHGEERVAGTDHKSKAGLEGGQPLTELGRSPRKIPPAKEAPPPSEQPLQLTTKPNLVPWSLDPSREHSPAPMGLNLSSPGSRKRCLSEPHEEREPGKKRLTSRSISAPTCLSPQAPERPEHPLPATSQPEVILLDSDLDEPIDLRCVKPRGEGELAVAQVKPEVAQVLTEKPAVEPQQQEADGEGEAEPLQEFKPFFGNIIITDVTANCLTVTFKEYVTV
- the CBX4 gene encoding E3 SUMO-protein ligase CBX4 isoform X1, producing the protein MPRTARTASRPRVPPAAPGGSGSRPLPSARVRGPLLHTMPLSQRWAPASSGNPGGFLCDLHLAVEPQRGICCGWERQEQLMGYRKRGPKPKPLVVQLPSFARRSNVLTGLQDPAVDNRPKLELNSSGKSQQHQYELNSKKHHQYQPNGKESSMKHQPHSKGKYYYQLNSKKHHHYQPDPKMYEPHYQPSSKEPQSQACLDHSKSPLVTHPDKWAHSPAKSLLSPVKNLATEGKNGAEKNLSSGTGPPSRDGVTSNGIGGKMKIVKNKNKNGRIVIVMSKYMENGMQAVKIKSGEPPRKRTTEERTPRKGGEEKQEAWRKHGEERVAGTDHKSKAGLEGGQPLTELGRSPRKIPPAKEAPPPSEQPLQLTTKPNLVPWSLDPSREHSPAPMGLNLSSPGSRKRCLSEPHEEREPGKKRLTSRSISAPTCLSPQAPERPEHPLPATSQPEVILLDSDLDEPIDLRCVKPRGEGELAVAQVKPEVAQVLTEKPAVEPQQQEADGEGEAEPLQEFKPFFGNIIITDVTANCLTVTFKEYVTV